In a single window of the Anas acuta chromosome 24, bAnaAcu1.1, whole genome shotgun sequence genome:
- the RABIF gene encoding guanine nucleotide exchange factor MSS4: MAAACAGMEPAAPSSPAPAPAAPSPPSPSSSSPSSPSPPAAAPGSAELVCAQGRNLKAVLCQRCGSRVLLPGAATFARRELLLPAMKKKAVAAAAASGGDVVREHWLVRDMFSFENVGFTRDVGNVKFLVCADCEAGPIGWHCLDDKDSFYVALERVAHE; encoded by the exons ATGGCGGCGGCCTGCGCCGGGATGGAGCCGGCGGCGCCTtcatcccctgctcctgctcctgctgctccttcccctccttccccttcttcttcttctccttcttctccttctcctcctgccgcCGCGCCGGGCTCGGCCGAGCTGGTGTGCGCGCAGGGCCGGAACTTGAAGGCGGTGCTGTGCCAGCGCTGCGGCtccagggtgctgctgcctggcgcCGCCACATTCGCTCGGCgggag ctcctcctgcccgcCATGAAGAAGAAGGCagtggcggcggcggcagcgagCGGCGGGGACGTGGTGCGGGAGCACTGGCTGGTGCGCGACATGTTCTCCTTCGAGAACGTGGGCTTCACCCGCGACGTGGGCAACGTCAAGTTCCTGGTGTGCGCTGACTGCGAGGCGGGGCCCATCGGCTGGCACTGCCTGGACGACAAGGACAGCTTCTACGTGGCACTGGAGC